One Cicer arietinum cultivar CDC Frontier isolate Library 1 chromosome 8, Cicar.CDCFrontier_v2.0, whole genome shotgun sequence DNA segment encodes these proteins:
- the LOC101505534 gene encoding putative F-box/FBD/LRR-repeat protein At1g78760: MKSKRDRTEEEDMLSDLHDSILLRIMKFMNTKEAVQTCVLSSRWKNLWKGLTSFKLNYYTITDYTHFSEFVFWVLSNRDNLTSLHDIDLRQQFCIQPELVNQVLTYAVSHNVQKLKMEIDIIKCGYKINPCIFSCKSLTHLKLSILVAPGMIELPTSIQCPALKCLHLENVTFIGNDNGIVDPFSNCHMLSTLVLEHCYLHCNVECLCISNSKLSSLTIGSTIQAVGYKIVLSTPNLNYINLTGYFIHQVSICYLSFLEQVNVDVKGSEPYFPTYLDMTYSTLISWLQGLANYVKILTLSSSTLQVLLRRTSGSINSRLPCFVRLKSLKLKVKPSNISDEELRRLMNFFLENSPQAEVFIDCLDI; this comes from the exons ATGAAGAGTAAAAGAGATAGAACAGAGGAAGAGGATATGCTAAGTGACTTGCATGACTCTATTTTGCTTCGTATAATGAAATTTATGAACACAAAAGAAGCTGTTCAGACTTGTGTATTGTCTTCTCGATGGAAAAACCTTTGGAAAGGTCTCACTAgttttaaattgaattactaCACTATCACTGACTATACTCATTTCAGCGAgtttgtgttttgggttctgtcTAATCGAGACAACTTGACTTCATTACATGATATTGATTTAAGGCAGCAATTTTGCATTCAACCTGAACTTGTGAATCAGGTCCTGACATATGCTGTGTCACATAATGTACAGAAGTTGAAAATGgaaattgatattataaaatgcGGTTACAAAATCAACCCTTGCATATTTTCGTGCAAATCTTTGACACATCTTAAGCTTTCAATTTTGGTTGCCCCTGGGATGATAGAACTTCCAACTTCCATACAGTGTCCGGCATTAAAATGTTTGCATCTTGAGAATGTCACTTTTATTGGAAATGACAATGGCATAGTTGATCCCTTTTCAAACTGTCACATGTTAAGCACTTTGGTCCTTGAACATTGTTATCTACATTGCAATGTAGAATGCCTTTGCATATCTAATTCTAAGCTTTCTAGTTTGACCATAGGCAGTACCATTCAAGCAGTAGGTTACAAAATCGTGCTTTCTACTCCGAACCTTAATTATATCAATCTCACAGGTTATTTCATTCACCAGGTCTCTATATGCTATCTTTCTTTTCTTGAACAAGTAAATGTTGATGTTAAGGGTTCTGAACCTTATTTTCCTACATATTTGGATATGACATATTCAACCTTAATTAGTTGGCTGCAAGGGCTCGCTAATTATGTTAAGATATTGACACTCTCTTCAAGTACCCTTCAG GTTCTACTTCGCCGAACTTCTGGTTCAATCAATAGTCGACTTCCTTGTTTTGTTAGATTGAAGTCATTGAAATTGAAAGTGAAACCGTCTAATATATCAGATGAGGAATTAAGAAGACTAATGAATTTCTTTCTTGAAAACTCACCACAAGCCGAAGTGTTTATAGATTGCCTTGATATCTAG